One Streptomyces sp. NBC_00554 DNA segment encodes these proteins:
- a CDS encoding NAD(P)H-binding protein, which produces MILVTGATGTVGRAVVERFPAGLRLRLMARDPARITGGGPGVERVAGEYGDPRSLGRALAGVCTAFLVTTRVGGGDDAAFVGAARLAGVRRVVKLSAAAVLDEGAGDLITRWQREGEELLCASGMEWTLLRPRAFMSNSLSWAASVRSEGTVRALYGGSGNACVDPRDVAEAAVRVLTEEGHASRAYTLTGPEAVTAVGQTRELGRLLGVGLRFEELSVGQARAALAGRYPAPVVEALLQSAQRQRAGAKAGVGDGVAALTGRPAGTFTAWARDHLAAFAPAPATDGAGT; this is translated from the coding sequence GTGATTCTGGTGACGGGGGCGACGGGGACGGTGGGCCGTGCGGTGGTGGAGCGGTTTCCTGCTGGTCTGCGTCTTCGGCTGATGGCGAGGGATCCGGCGCGGATTACGGGGGGCGGGCCGGGGGTGGAGCGGGTTGCGGGGGAGTACGGGGATCCGCGGTCGCTGGGGCGGGCGCTGGCGGGGGTGTGCACGGCGTTCCTGGTGACCACGCGGGTCGGCGGGGGGGATGATGCGGCGTTCGTGGGGGCTGCGCGATTGGCCGGAGTGCGGCGGGTGGTGAAGCTTTCCGCGGCTGCGGTCCTGGACGAGGGGGCCGGTGATCTCATCACGCGGTGGCAGCGTGAGGGGGAGGAGCTGCTGTGTGCCTCGGGGATGGAGTGGACGCTGCTGCGTCCGCGCGCGTTCATGTCCAACTCGCTGTCGTGGGCGGCTTCGGTGCGGTCCGAGGGCACGGTGCGCGCGCTGTACGGGGGGTCGGGCAATGCGTGTGTGGATCCGCGGGACGTCGCGGAGGCTGCGGTGCGGGTGCTGACGGAGGAGGGGCATGCCTCGCGTGCCTACACCCTGACCGGGCCCGAGGCGGTCACCGCGGTGGGGCAGACGCGGGAGCTGGGCCGGCTGCTGGGGGTGGGCCTGCGTTTTGAGGAGCTGAGTGTGGGCCAGGCGCGCGCCGCGCTGGCGGGGCGTTATCCGGCGCCGGTGGTGGAGGCGCTGCTGCAGAGCGCGCAGCGTCAGCGGGCGGGTGCCAAGGCCGGGGTGGGCGACGGGGTCGCCGCGCTGACCGGCCGCCCGGCGGGCACCTTCACCGCCTGGGCCCGGGACCATCTCGCGGCCTTCGCCCCGGCCCCGGCCACCGATGGGGCCGGGACGTAG
- a CDS encoding ScbR family autoregulator-binding transcription factor yields MVKQDRAIRTRQTILLAAAKVFEEHGYQAATISEILAAAGVTKGALYFHFPSKEHLADGVLHEQDQRLPIPDRACKMQQLTDTVLLHAYRLQTDPMVRAGVRLSLDQQAQGLDRSGPFLHWSAIGVELLEKAQAQGELLPHVTPTETADVVVGAFAGVQAMSQALHNYQDLPPRVSALLRHLLPSIAIPSILAAIDLTPTRGATVHTQQQTHPTPTPTPTTPATAPATTTAT; encoded by the coding sequence GTGGTGAAGCAGGACCGGGCGATCCGCACCCGACAGACGATCCTGCTGGCAGCAGCCAAGGTCTTCGAAGAACACGGCTACCAAGCCGCAACCATCAGCGAAATCCTCGCCGCCGCCGGCGTCACCAAAGGAGCCCTCTACTTCCACTTCCCCTCCAAAGAACACCTCGCCGACGGCGTCCTGCACGAACAGGACCAACGCCTGCCCATCCCCGACCGCGCCTGCAAAATGCAACAACTCACCGACACCGTCCTCCTCCACGCCTACCGCCTCCAGACCGACCCCATGGTCCGCGCAGGAGTCCGCCTCTCCCTCGACCAACAAGCCCAAGGACTCGACCGCAGCGGCCCCTTCCTCCACTGGAGCGCCATCGGCGTCGAACTCCTCGAAAAAGCCCAGGCCCAAGGCGAACTCCTCCCCCACGTCACCCCCACCGAGACCGCCGACGTCGTCGTCGGCGCCTTCGCCGGCGTCCAGGCCATGTCCCAAGCCCTCCACAACTACCAAGACCTCCCCCCCAGAGTCAGCGCCCTCCTACGCCACCTCCTCCCCAGCATCGCCATCCCCTCCATCCTCGCCGCCATCGACCTCACCCCCACCCGAGGCGCCACCGTCCACACCCAACAACAAACCCACCCCACACCCACACCCACACCCACCACACCAGCCACGGCACCAGCCACCACCACAGCCACCTGA